Genomic segment of Streptomyces zhihengii:
ACGGCCTGCCCCCGGCCACCCGCCGTGCTCCCGCCGGAGGCCGCCCGCCCCGCGCCCACCGGGTACGGGCCGGGTCCCGCCACGGCGGCCGCGCCCACCGGGCGTGCGCCCCGCGCCGTCCCGGCGGGCGCGGCGGCTTCGGGCCGCGTGCCGTGCGGCAGGCTTCCGGTGGGAGCCGCCTGCCCTGCGCCGTCCGGTGCGCTTCCGGCGGGCGTCCGTCCGGCCGCGTCGCCCGCGCCCACCGGGTGCGGGCCGGGGCCCACCACGCCCGCGCCCCGCGTCGCCCCGGCGGGCGCGGCGGCTTCGGCCGCGTGCCGTGCGGCAGGCTTCCGGTGGGAGCCGCCTGCCCTGCGCCGTCCGGTGCGCTTCCGGCGGGCGTCCGTCCGGCCGCGTCGCCCGCGCCCACCGGGTGCGGGCCGGGGCCCACCGCGCCCGCGCCCCGCGCCGTCCCGGCGGGCGCGGCGGCTTCGGGCCGCGTGCCGTGCGGCAGGCTTCCGGTGGGAGCCGCCTGCCCTGCGCCGTCCGGTGCGCTTCCGGCGGGCGTCCGCCCGGCCGCGTCGCCCGCGCCCACCGGGTGCGGGCCGGGTCCCGCCACGGCGGCCGCGCCCACCGGGCGTGCGCCCCGCGTCGCCCCGGCGGGCGCGGCGGCTTCGGGCCGCGTGCCGTGCGGCAGGCTTCCGGTGGGTGCCGCCTGCCCTGCGCCGTCCGGTGCGCTTCCGGCGGGCGTCCGTCCGGCCGCGTCGCCCGCGCCCACCGGGTGCGGGCCGGGTCCCGCCACGCCCGCCCCGCGCCGTCCCGGCGGTCGCGGCGGCTTCGGGCCGCGTGCCGTGCGGCAGGCTTCCGGTGGGTGCCGCCTGCCCTGCGCCGTCCGGTGCGCTTCCGGCGGGCGTCCGTCCGGCCGCGTCGCCCGCGCCCACCGGGTGCGGGCCGGGGCCCACCACGCCCGCGCCCCGCGCCGTCCCGGTCCCGCGTGCCCCGTGCGCGCCGTTCATCGGACCTCACCCCGGGCGATCGCCGCGAAGGTCTCCAGGGAGTCCGTGCCCGGGGCGAAGTAGCCGGTGTGGCCCACCGCGCGGGTGGCCGGGACGGGGCGGGCGCCGAAGGACGGGGCGGCGGGGTCGTTGCCGTGGCCGAGGCCGGCGAAGCGGACGTTCGGCACCTTGGAGATCCAGTCGGAGGGGTCCTTCGCCGCCCACACCCGCGCTCGCGTCCCGAGGTCCGCGACGCGGTCGGCCCGCATCCCGGGGGAGCCGAGCACGACCAGGTCCCGGGCGTCCGCGCGGGAGGCCGCGAGGCCGCACACCACGGAGCCGTAGCTGTGGCAGAACAGCGCGGGCCGCGGCGCCCCCGCCGCGGTCAGCCCGCCGGTGAAGCGCGCCAGCCGCTCCGCGCCCGCCGCCGCCAGCTCGCCGGACGCGGCGTCGATGCCGACGCCGACGGGTGTGGTGTAGCCGGTCCAGGCCACCACCGCGGTGCCCGGCCCGGCCGCCGCGCGCAGCGACCTCGCCATGCCGGCGGGGGTGCCGTACGGGTCGGACGTCCGGTCGGCGGTGCCGGCGTCGACGTCGGAGCCCGGAACCACCACCGACACCTGCCGGGCGTGCTCCAGGTCGCCGAACACCTCGGCGACCTGCCCCCGGCCGCGCGGGTCGAACGCCAGGACGGCGCGGCCCGCGAGGTGGGCGAAGGCGGTGCCGCGCACGGCGGCGGCGTTGGCGGTGAGGCGCAGCGCGACGGGCGCGCCGTCGAGGTTGCCGACGACCAGCGGGTGCCGGCGCACCAGCTCCCGGTCCTCGGCCGCCGTCGTCGCGGCGAAGAACGCGGCGACCTCGGCCGGCTCCGCCGTCGCCGGGTCGGGCAGCGGCCGGCCGAGCACCGGGTCCGCCGTCCAGGCCGCGGCGCCCGGCACCGGGCCCGTCACGGGCCGCTGGGCGGTGCCCGATGCCCAGCCGGCCGTCCCCGCGACGACCGTCGTCGTCAGCGCGACCGCGACCAGCGTCCTCCTGTAGCGGCGCATCCGCCCGCCCCCTTCTTCCCGTCCGTCCGTTCCGAGGGCAGGAAGGTAGGAAGAAGGTGTCCGGCGGCACGTCACACCGCGGAGCCAACCGCGGTGTCATACCGGGGTAGGGGGTGGTGGAGACGGCGGCCGGCGTCCGGCCGGGCTCAGCGCGTGCCGTCGCCGGGGCGCACGACGCCCGATTCGTACGCGAAGATGACGAGCTGGGCCCGGTCGCGCTGGTCCAGCTTGGCGAGCAGGCGGCCGATGTGGGTCTTGACGGTCTGTTCGGCGAGCACCAGATGCGCGGCGATCTCCTGGTTCGACAGCCCGCGGGCGACCAGCTCCAGTACCTCGGTCTCACGCGGTGTCAGACCCGCGAGCCGCAGCGCCGGGTCGCGGCGGGGCGCCGGGCGCTGCGCGGCGAAGTCCGCGATCAGCCGCCGGGTCACGGACGGCGCGAGCAGCGCCTCCCCGGCGGCGACCACCCGCACCGCGGAGATCAGGTCGGCGGGCGGGGCGTCCTTAAGCAGGAAGCCGGACGCCCCGGCGCGCAGCGCCTCGTACACGTAGTCGTCCACGTCGAAGGTGGTCAGCATCAGCACCTTCGGCCGGTGCACCACGCCCGCCGGGGGGTTCAGCAGCTCCCGGGCGGCGGCGAGGCCGTCCATCTCGGGCATCCGGACGTCCATCAGCACCACGTCGGGGTGGGTGGCCCGGCCGACCTCGACGCCCCGGCGGCCGTCGGGGGCCTCGCCGACCACATCGATGTCGGCCTGCGCGGAGAGCAGGGCGGCGAACCCCGCCCGCACCATGGCCTGGTCGTCGACGATGATCACGCGGATGGTCAACTGCCGTCCTCGGTGCGCTCGGTGGGGTGGGCGGGCTCGGTGGGGTGTGCGGGCTCGGCGGATCCGGCGTGTCCGGCGGATGCGGAAGGCTCCGTGGATCCGGTGGGCCCGGGCGGCTCGGGGGCCAGGGGGATCCGGGCGGCGACCCGGAA
This window contains:
- a CDS encoding alpha/beta hydrolase, which produces MRRYRRTLVAVALTTTVVAGTAGWASGTAQRPVTGPVPGAAAWTADPVLGRPLPDPATAEPAEVAAFFAATTAAEDRELVRRHPLVVGNLDGAPVALRLTANAAAVRGTAFAHLAGRAVLAFDPRGRGQVAEVFGDLEHARQVSVVVPGSDVDAGTADRTSDPYGTPAGMARSLRAAAGPGTAVVAWTGYTTPVGVGIDAASGELAAAGAERLARFTGGLTAAGAPRPALFCHSYGSVVCGLAASRADARDLVVLGSPGMRADRVADLGTRARVWAAKDPSDWISKVPNVRFAGLGHGNDPAAPSFGARPVPATRAVGHTGYFAPGTDSLETFAAIARGEVR
- a CDS encoding response regulator, giving the protein MTIRVIIVDDQAMVRAGFAALLSAQADIDVVGEAPDGRRGVEVGRATHPDVVLMDVRMPEMDGLAAARELLNPPAGVVHRPKVLMLTTFDVDDYVYEALRAGASGFLLKDAPPADLISAVRVVAAGEALLAPSVTRRLIADFAAQRPAPRRDPALRLAGLTPRETEVLELVARGLSNQEIAAHLVLAEQTVKTHIGRLLAKLDQRDRAQLVIFAYESGVVRPGDGTR